The genome window TCCCATTCTTATACGTGCCGCGCGCGAGCCGAAGGGGTCCTCCAATGAAGTCGGTTCCTGTTTTCCTGGCGTTATTCTTGGTCGTGTTTCTCTCGTTCTTCTGCCTCTCCTGTGGCGACGATGACGATGACGATTCATCGCCGGATTCCGCGGGTGGCGACGACGACGATGACGATGATAACGACAACGACGACGACAATAACGACGACAATGACAACGACGATAACGATGACGACGATGACAACGACGATGATGACTCCTTCGGACACTTGATTCCCGGTCCGAGCGAGGAAGGATACGACGCGGACCTCGAAGCCTTGGCGCGGATGTACGATCGCCAGTTCCACGCGATCAACGCATACAGTGCCGCCATGAACGCCGATGTCGTGGTTCCCGTGGATAACGTCGAAGACCGCGAGCTGGTTCGAGCCTTTCTTCAGGATTCAGACGGTTGGGATTTCGAGACCTACAGCGGCAGCGCGGTGTTTGACGTCGTGACCGATTTTCAAAGTTCGGTTGGCTTGTACGGCGGTGTCGGAATCGCCGCGGACGCCTACCGATACGGGGTTCTGCGCGACCAGGACTACCCGGAAGACGAATTGGATCTAGCGCGCGAACACCTGGTCGCCGCGTTGGAGACCATGCATCTGGCCACGGCAATAACCGGCGTGCCCGGGGTGATCGCCCGCGCTGTGCAGCGCATGGACGTCCCCATGAATCCATGCGAACCCGTGCCCTTGTTCGACCCGTACGGCAATCCACTGCCTGAGGTGAAAGACAACGGCACCTGCCGCGCGGATAATTCCGACGGCCTTTATCCCGACTGGCAATGGACCGACTCGTGCAGTCGCGATATGTACATCGGCTGGATGGCGGCGTTCGGCGCGGCCTGGGAAGTCATTAAGGACGATGATTCGATCGACGAGGAGATCAAGGATCGGCTGCAGGAGGATGCCTTAAGGATCGGCCTGGAACTCAAGGTCGTACGTCCCAGCGGTTACGATCTGGAAATCATCGACGCGGACGGCCGCACGACCTATCACGGTTACATGAACGAAAACAATTACGACCGCCTCTATTTGCCTTTCATTCCGATCAAAAACGGCATGTACAGTCTCATGGCGTTGGGCAGTGTGGCGGCCCTGGCGTACGTCACCGACGATCCCGAACTGCAAAGCTATTTGTATGACACGTTGATTGGCGACCGGAAACTGGACCTGATCGCTCGACACAACCAGATAGGGATCGACCTTTGGATTCAAACCAATTATTCGTCCGTCAATATGGCCTTCATGGGGGCGATCCTGGCCGCCCGTTACATCGAGGATGAGGCGGCGTTGGACAATGTTCGGTATGCGACCGAGAAACGGCTATACGACAAGCCCGGTTGGCTGCGACAGCCCGCCGAACAGGGCCAAAGCCTCTACGATTTCATCACGGCTTCCGCAGTCGCCGGGTCGACCGCCTGGGACTCGATGTCACAGTTGCCCGACCCCGAAGCGATGGCCAACGGTATCAATACGCTCAAAGAATTTCCGACACCGCCGTTTTGGGAGCGCGAGCTCATCAACTGCGACGAAGACGAAATTCAAAGCGGCCATTGCACGCTGGAGGATGGAACCGAAGTGACCCTTCTGGGCTACGTGGGGCGCGGTGACAAACTCGTATCGCGCGAGCCGATCCCCATGCGCACGAGGCCGCCGTCCAATTACTTCTGGCGAACCAATCCGTACGAACCAAACGGCGGCGGAAACGGCAGCCGCCTGATACCCGGTGCGGATTTCCGCTATGCATACTGGCTGGGGCGCTGGTCACAGTAATCGGTTTCGCCGCTTCCCCGACGACCACGCCAAGAGCTTCGTTTTTCGGACGGTTTCTACAAGCGCGATTTCGATTCGATGTGTCGGTGCTTGGCGCTGGGCGTTGATCCCGCCGACGGATTTAATGGTAGGCTGTGGTCGATAAAAGCATTACAGAAAACCACGAATCCACCGCGGAGGAAACCATGAACGGGGCGAAATGGTTAACTGGTTTGGCGCTCGTTTGCCTGTTTTTGTTTGTCTTTTCGGCGTCTTGCGACAGAAATAACGGCGATAACGACGAAATCGGCGACGACGATAGTGTCGACGACGACACCGGTAATGACGACGACACGGGCAACGACACCGGTGCGCTGCCGGAAGGACCCGGCGGATTCGATCCCGACTATCGCTCATCACCCGCTTTTTTTACTCAAATGGACGGCCTATTGCTCGGCGCGGAAGGCATCAAAGTACAAATTTGGTATTCGGCCAACATCGAGCCCCTCATCGGTTTGAACAGCTTCACTACGCCCCTTGGCACCACCGCGATTCAGGAAGTCGACACCAATAATGACAATACGGTCAATGTTGTCGGCGTGATGGTGAAAATGGACGACGGCTACGATCCGGAAAACAACAACTGGTATTACGAAACACGCGACCCCGACGGCACGCTGCGCCTGTCGCCGCCGCCCGGCCGCACACAAAGCTGCATCGACTGCCACCGCGATTTCATGGCAACCGACTACCTCGGCGGCACGCAACTTCGCTGAGGCGGATGCGGCCAAAAGGCATCCGAAGCCTATGATTCCAGGAGACAAACACGATGGCCCTTGCTCGCAAAATCACGTTGCCTGTCCTTTTGCTCATCCTTGTGCTTTGCCTGATCGCGCTTGCCGGATGCGGCGACGAGGATGACGATGACGATTTCGCGGCCGACGATGATGATGACAATGATGACGACGATGACACAACCCCGCCGGGACCGTTCGATCCACCCTGGCTGCAGGCGCGCATGGGTGATCAAGCCGGTATTTTTGATGAACTGGGCCGGCAGGTTCTGTTGCGGGGCGTCAACTTTAACCACCTGGGCGACTACTTCGAAACCGATCCTTCCCTGCCGACCGTATCCGAGCTGAGCGCCGAAGATTGGGACGATGCGGCCGCGCTGGGCCACAACGTCGTGCGACTGGTCACGACCTGGTCGGCCTGGGAGCCGGACCGCGACCAGATCGACATGGCCTATTTGGACCGCGTTCGCGCCGCCGTCGAAGAAGCCAAGGCCCGCGACATGTACGTGGTCATCGACATGCACCAGGATGCCTAGTCCAAATTCGTGTTTACCCCGGCCGACGAGGTGTGCCCGCCGGGTAGCGGACATCAAAAAGGCTGGGATGGTGCTCCTCTTTGGGCCACTTTTACCGACGACCAACCGACGTGCAATTCCGCCGGCGGTCGCGAAGCATGCCCCGCCGTAAAGCGCGCCTGGGAAAATTTCTACGCCAACCGTGAGGGTGTTCGCGATGAACTCGTGGAACTGTGGGGCTTTATTGCCGCCGAATTCGCTTTCGACTCGGGAGTGGCCGGTTTCGACCTGCTCAACGAACCCGGCAGCGGCGACAGTCTGATCAACACCTTCACCGGTTTGACCCAATTGACGCGAGACGCAATTGCCGCCATTCGTCAGGCCGAGGCGACGGCCGGCGCGCCGGGCCATATCATATTTTTTGAGCAGGGTTATGCCGGAATGCCGGTGGCTTTCGACTTGGGAGACGACAATCTCGTCTTCGCGCCGCACAACTATGCCGAGTCCATCGGCCCCTCTTTCGACGGCCTGCTCGAATTGATGTTCCTTTACTACAACGTGATGAGCAGACTCTACGCCGCCCCGCTGTGGATCGGTGAGTACAACAAGTTCAGCGACCAAGAAAGCAACGACGCCTGGCTCACCCGTTACGCCCAGTTGGAAGATCAATGGCTGCAAGACGGCGGTACCTGGTGGCAATGGGAGCAAGAATGCGGCGACCCGCACAACACAATGTGGCCGCCGACGCCGGAATGGCTTGAAGAGCAAGTCGAGCGATGCGGCGATGCGCGTTTCGATATTCGCGTGTGCATGAATCGCGGTTACCCTCGCGCCGCACCCGGTCGTTTGACAAGTTTGAATGCCGTTCCCTGCGATGGGCCCGTAAGCGTGGCTGGAACGACCGGGCAACCGGGCGAAGCCGACTTGTGGGTACCCTCACAGTCGGAAGACGAGCCCGTCGTCACCGGAACGGGCATCGGTGCTTTCGACGCCGTGAAAGTGGTTGGTGGCTGGCGTGTGTTCGTGGCGGTGGATGGCGACTATGCGATCGACGTGAGTGTTGAGCAGAAAAACCAATGAACACGAAGCTGTTGGTCAAGTTGCGTTAGCGTTCCCTGCGCCGAATCCAGGCCTCCAGGAAGTAACCCACACGTGCGACGAAATCTGATCGCAATATGCAGCGACAGGATTACCGGGAAAGACAAGGGCGAGAATTTCACGTACGATGACGACCGTAAAAATCCGTTTGCCGGCCGAAGCCGGCGACGCAAAAGGCTTCCCGAGCCTTTGATTCCGGGAGAAAGAACCGATGACCCGTTCCCGCAAATTCACTTTTCGCGTCCTGTTGCTCATCCTGTTGCTTTGCCTGATCGGGCTTGCCGCGTGCGGCGACGATGATGATGACGACAACAACGATACCGCCGTCGATGACGACGACGACAACGATAATGATGACGACAATGATGACGACAATAACGACAACGACAACGATGATGACGACAATAACGACGACGACAATGACGACGACGATACTCCCGCCCTGGACCTTGACTGGATAAAATTCGACGGGACACCCGCCCCGGATTCGGCGATTATGGCGGCCATGGCCTACGATGAAATTTATCAGCAGGTTGTGCTTTTTTCAGGCGGAACAGGGCTGAATCGGGATACATGGCTCTGGGACGGATCTGCGTGGAGCAAGGCCGATCCCTCCAAATCCCCAAGCGCTCGGATCGGCCATGGAATGGTCTACGATTCCAAAAGCCACCAAGTGGTGCTTTTTTGCGGAATCGGCCTTCTCTTATACCCCAACGACACCTGGACCTGGGATGGCGCCGATTGGACGAAAATCGACACAAATCATACGCCTCCAGGGCGGGCCAATTTTGGCATGGCCTACGATCGCTTGAGGGAAAGAACCGTGATTTTCGGGGGCTGCACGGGGAATCCCTGCGCAACACCCCTGGACGACACCTGGGAGTTCGACGGCGTCGATTGGCAGCAGGCCACGCCCGCCACCATACCCGATCCCAGAATTTCTCCCTACATGTTCTACGACCGGGTTATGGAAAAAACGATTCTGTTCGGAGGTTACGGGGGTGGGGAGAAATCCGACACATGGGCTTACGACGGGCAGGATTGGGAACTTTTATTGGATGGTTCTACCGATAGCCCCACGCCCAGAAGCGCCGGCGCCGCCGCCTACGATCCTGTTCGACAAAGAGGGCTGATTTTCGGAGGCGAGGGCGGCTATATGACCTTCCTCGATGAAACATGGCAGTGGGACCAGGCCGGATGGCGGCTGGTCGAAACCGACACCGCTCCGCGCAAAAGAAACCAGACCTGCGGCGCATTTCATACGCAAGCCGACCAATTCGTGATTTTCGCCGGATGGTTCAGTACTGAATTTATTCCCGTTATTTTCAAGGACACATGGTTGTTGGAGGAGAAGCCATAAGCAAAGAGCAACCTGTTTTTTGGAAATATTTCTTCCACTGATTCCAGGAGAAAGAACCGATGACCCATTCCCGCAAATTCACTTTTCGCGTCCTGTTGCTCATCCTGTTGCTTTGCCTAATCGGGCTTGCCGCGTGCGGCGACGATGATGATGACGACAACAACGATACCGCAGTCGATGACGACGACGACGACGACGACAACGATGATGATGACAACGATGATGATGACGATGATAACGACGATGATAACGATGACGACGATACGACTTTCGACGACCTGTATCTGGCGCCCTGGCCGCAGGAAAACATCGAGCCGGCCGACTACGACGAAACCGTCCCGGCCGGCGATGGCCGTCTCAAAGCCGAAGCCTACGACGAGTTTCACCTCGATTGGCATCAGCCGTACTACGGCAGCACCGTCGGCACCGTAAGATTCACCGACGAAACGCGCGCTGAAGTGCTCTACTACGGCGACTTCGGCGATAGCTGCATTTGGACGGGCACGTACGTTGTCAGCCAGTCGTTGCGCTACCACGTAACCGGTGACGCGCAGGCCAAAACCAACGCGATCCGCGCCGTCACCTCACTGGACAGGCACTTGCACGTCACCGGGCGGCCGGGATTCATCGCGCGGTATGTCGCCACCCGAGATGAGTATATGTACAACTTCTACGGCGGCGACGAATGGTGCGACGCCGATGAAAACTGCCACCACGTCGAAACCGGCGCCTTCACCGGCGACTGGTGGGACGGCAACACAAGCCGTGACCAGTACACCGGGTGGTTCTTCGCCATGGCGACCGCTTACGACCTGATCGACGACCAGCCCACCCGCGAGATGATCCGCGACGACGTCACCGAAGTGCTCGACGAACTGATTTCGACCAATTGGTGGATCACGGACGTCGACGGCCGACCGACGACCCGCGCACCGAACGTCTTGAGCACGCAGCAGCTCACCTGGTCGCTTATCGGCTACCATCTGACCGGCGAGGCTCGTTTCAAAGCCGAAGTGGAGAACTGGATCGCCGACGACAAACGCCTCGCGCTGCGCCTGGGCAACATCACCTTCATGAACCGTTACGGCCAGTATTACGGCAACAACCTCGGACACCAGAATTTCTATTCGCTGCTGCGCCTGGCCCAAGCGTACTTCGGCCCCGAAGACATGGACTTTTTCCGAGGCCTGTTCGACTCGCAGATCCATTCCTTCACCCGGCTTTCGCACAACGCCTTTTTCAACGGCATCCACATGGGCCAAGGCATTTACGAACCCGACCCCGGTGACGATCCTTATCAGGATCAGCTTGAGCTGGATCTAACTGATTTCCGCGACGCACCCAACTGGGTGTATTTCGTCGATCCGCCCGACAACGAACTGGACCCGGTGTCCGTGTTTCTTGACGACCTGATGACACAGTTCCCGTTCCTGGCCGAGATCATGGGCAATGTCGATCCGCAATCGCTTGAGGCGCACCCCGTCTTGGAGCAATGCTCAACCGACTTCTTGTGGCAGCGCAACCCGTTCCGGATCGAGCCGTGCGGCTCCGATGATCCCAGCGTAACCCGGCCGGGCGTCGACTACCTCGTCGCGTATTGGCTGGCCTCGTACCACAAGTTCATTGACAAGGGTTTCTAACGCCGGCGACAAACAACGCCATCGGTATTGAGCCCGGGATTTACCTGCAGAAGAATCCTCGATGTTCGGCCTGCATCTTGTGTATTCTAACAGCGGCACGGTGGCGGTTGTATACGTGAGGGTCGACAGTCTCTTCCTTTAGAAGGGCGACTTGTTCTTGAAGGAGACCGAGGTGAATCGATGGAAATGATCGGCAAGGCTCATGAGACCACGGTCCGCGACACCACGATCACCTGGGGAGAGATGGGCGATGGCTATCCGCTCGTGCTCCTGCACGGCATCCTGGACTCTCACCGCGCCTGGAGGCGGGTGGCGCCCCAACTCGCCCGGCACTTCCGCGTCTTAATGCCCGACCTGCCCGGTCACGGCTACTCCGGGCGGCCCGACGCGCCGTACACATTGACCTGGTACGCCGATGTGATAGCTGCCTGGATGGAGGCCGTCGGCGTCGAGAAGGCGCATATCTGCGGTCACTCCTACGGCGGCGGCGTCGCCCAGTGGATGGTGTTGGAACAGCGGGAACGGATCGACCGTTTGGCGCTGGTGTCGGCGGGCGGTCTGGGGCGCGGGGTTGCGCCGGGCATGAGGTTCGCCACCTTTCCGATGCTGGGGCCGCTACTCACACCCTCGGTGATGCGCCTCGCCCTTCCCACTTTTCTGCGGCTCACGCCCGCCCTGTTCGGCTACATGGAACCCGAGGAGCAGGAACGGTACATCGCGATGAGGCGTATCCCAGGTTCCGACATGGCGTTTCGGCGAACGGTCGGAGAGGTCATCAACTTCTTCGGGCAGTACATGCAGACCATCCAACGGGTCGACGAAGTTGAGGAAATGCCGCCGGTCGCCATCTTTTGGGGAGCGAAGGACCCCGTCATCCCGGTTCGCCACGGCAAGGATGCCACCGCCCAGTCGGAGGGCATCACCCTCACCGTTTACAAGGGGTGCGGTCACAGTTGCCACCTGGACGCGCCGGAGCGCTTCGCCACGGACCTGACGGATTTTCTGCTGGACCCCAACCGGCGACCCGCGCGCTTTCTTGCATCATCCCGGAAAACGTGGCTCAAGAGCCTGTTCGGGCCGCGTTAGTGATCGATCGGTCTATTCCTAGTCCTTTTTCCTGTAGACGTTGAGCCCAACCTTTTTGTCTTCAGCCCCCTCGATGGACACGTTGCCCCCCGTGGTGGCAATGATGATCGTCTTGCCGGAGGCAGACGGCCCGAATTCTTTGCTCACGTCCACCGTGATGGTCAGGATATCGCCTTCCAGTTTCATTTCTACGTTCTTCATGCCTTGTCATCTCCTTTGCCGCAATGGTTGTTGGATTGAACGTATCGTAACAGACGGAGCCGATGTAAACCAGGAAATGAACTCCGCTCTTGGCGAATCATTTCGCCCGAACACTGCCCCACTTTCGTTGCGGAGCCGGCGGTCTCCCAGGAACTCTTCGCTACATTCCCGGCTCGGATCAGTCGATGGGCGTGGTGACGGCGTAGAATGCCGCAAGCTATCGGGAGGCCCGAAGCGTAGGCCGAGAATCATTGGTTTCAACGCGAGACAAAAGTACGATTCGCTCGTGCAACCATGATTATGTGGAGTCGGGTTCGGGAAGTTTGGCTTTAACGAGGGGCGGTGCGACGCCCCTTCCCCGGCAGTAAATCGGGGGCGGATTCTCACAATGACTGGTACCGTAACTGGGGGCAGGTCACCGGGACAACGTACGACTCTGGTTTGGAGCAGCGAGATTGCAAAGTTTCCTGCCCCCCCAAAAGCCGAGCTCTAATGGGAATCGCTCATGCATCGAGGCTTAATTCCCGGGTTTCGACCGATCGTGCGGCGCTTTGTCGTTGGGCAACCATGCGCTCAATCTCGCGAAATGACTTCTGGATCAGCCGGAGCGCCTCGACGACCGTTTGCGCCTTGACGACAATCGGCTCGTGCTTGGTGTTGGCTGCGATACGTCGAAAATTGGGGCTGTCTTTGTTGGCGATAAAGACGTCAACGTCGCTCAAGATGCCAATGATCATCTTCATCTTTTCGCCACTGGCGTGTTCCATGTCGATGGCTACGTTGGTTCGGGCGTCGATGAATTTCGCGTCACGCTGCGCAAACACGTCGTAAATAAAAAACTCTCCGGTATCCCCCATGTGGGTCGGCGCGATGTGGACACCATCGTTACTACCAATACATACACGCAGTGCGTTCATTATCTCTCTCCTCAAGAAACTCGGTCTGATTTAGGGTCGAGAAATAGCCTCAACGCATTGGGATAAGCCGTCGAAAACACCTTTTGACCCAACCCGACGCCCGCATCCATCGCGTTGGTCGCTTCGGGCATTTGGGTGACGTAAACCGGCGACAGTGCCGCCAATATCGCTGCGCCGGTTGGCGTA of Candidatus Lernaella stagnicola contains these proteins:
- a CDS encoding cellulase family glycosylhydrolase produces the protein MFTPADEVCPPGSGHQKGWDGAPLWATFTDDQPTCNSAGGREACPAVKRAWENFYANREGVRDELVELWGFIAAEFAFDSGVAGFDLLNEPGSGDSLINTFTGLTQLTRDAIAAIRQAEATAGAPGHIIFFEQGYAGMPVAFDLGDDNLVFAPHNYAESIGPSFDGLLELMFLYYNVMSRLYAAPLWIGEYNKFSDQESNDAWLTRYAQLEDQWLQDGGTWWQWEQECGDPHNTMWPPTPEWLEEQVERCGDARFDIRVCMNRGYPRAAPGRLTSLNAVPCDGPVSVAGTTGQPGEADLWVPSQSEDEPVVTGTGIGAFDAVKVVGGWRVFVAVDGDYAIDVSVEQKNQ
- a CDS encoding cellulase family glycosylhydrolase; amino-acid sequence: MALARKITLPVLLLILVLCLIALAGCGDEDDDDDFAADDDDDNDDDDDTTPPGPFDPPWLQARMGDQAGIFDELGRQVLLRGVNFNHLGDYFETDPSLPTVSELSAEDWDDAAALGHNVVRLVTTWSAWEPDRDQIDMAYLDRVRAAVEEAKARDMYVVIDMHQDA
- a CDS encoding alpha/beta fold hydrolase, whose product is MIGKAHETTVRDTTITWGEMGDGYPLVLLHGILDSHRAWRRVAPQLARHFRVLMPDLPGHGYSGRPDAPYTLTWYADVIAAWMEAVGVEKAHICGHSYGGGVAQWMVLEQRERIDRLALVSAGGLGRGVAPGMRFATFPMLGPLLTPSVMRLALPTFLRLTPALFGYMEPEEQERYIAMRRIPGSDMAFRRTVGEVINFFGQYMQTIQRVDEVEEMPPVAIFWGAKDPVIPVRHGKDATAQSEGITLTVYKGCGHSCHLDAPERFATDLTDFLLDPNRRPARFLASSRKTWLKSLFGPR
- a CDS encoding NifB/NifX family molybdenum-iron cluster-binding protein: MNALRVCIGSNDGVHIAPTHMGDTGEFFIYDVFAQRDAKFIDARTNVAIDMEHASGEKMKMIIGILSDVDVFIANKDSPNFRRIAANTKHEPIVVKAQTVVEALRLIQKSFREIERMVAQRQSAARSVETRELSLDA